The following are from one region of the Aquipuribacter nitratireducens genome:
- a CDS encoding acetyl/propionyl/methylcrotonyl-CoA carboxylase subunit alpha has translation MSTTLSSPAAGSARPFTTVLIANRGEIAVRVARACADHGLRSVAVYADPDADSPHVTAADEAFALGGSTSAETYLDVAKLLAVAEKAGADAVHPGYGFLSENADFAQAVIDAGLVWVGPPPQAIRDLGDKVSARHIAARAGAPLVAGTPDPVADADEVVAFAQEHGLPIAIKAAFGGGGRGLKVARTLEEVPELYESAVREAVGAFGRGECFVERYLDRPRHVETQCLADTHGGVVVVSTRDCSLQRRHQKLVEEAPAPFLSQAQVEQLYAASKAILREAGYVGAGTCEFLVGQDGTISFLEVNTRLQVEHCVSEEVTGIDLVREQFRVAAGEALGYDDPEERGHSIEFRINGEDAGRGFLPQPGPVDVWRPPSGPGVRLDSGVTAGSVVGGGFDSMLAKLVVTGATRQQALERSRRALAEFTVEGLPTVIPFHRTVVSDPAFAPADPDEAFTVHTRWIETEFDNTIAPWSPGGGGGADEAGGGEKQRVVVEVDGRRVEVALPAGFAVAAAGAGAAGGLQRAPRRSGRKASGGAAVSGDALTSPMQATVVKVVVAEGDEVAEGDLVAVLEAMKMEQPLTAHKAGTVKGLQVSVGGTVTAGAVVCEIA, from the coding sequence ATGTCGACGACGCTGTCCTCCCCCGCCGCCGGGTCCGCCCGGCCCTTCACCACCGTGCTCATCGCGAACCGGGGTGAGATCGCCGTGCGCGTCGCCCGGGCGTGCGCCGACCACGGTCTCCGCTCGGTGGCGGTCTACGCGGACCCGGACGCCGACAGCCCCCACGTCACCGCGGCGGACGAGGCGTTCGCCCTCGGGGGCAGCACCTCGGCCGAGACCTACCTCGACGTCGCGAAGCTGCTCGCGGTCGCGGAGAAGGCCGGCGCGGACGCCGTGCACCCCGGCTACGGGTTCCTGTCGGAGAACGCCGACTTCGCGCAGGCCGTGATCGACGCCGGCCTCGTGTGGGTGGGTCCGCCGCCGCAGGCGATCCGCGACCTCGGGGACAAGGTGTCGGCGCGGCACATCGCCGCCCGGGCGGGGGCGCCGCTCGTCGCCGGCACCCCGGACCCGGTCGCCGACGCCGACGAGGTCGTGGCCTTCGCACAGGAGCACGGCCTGCCGATCGCCATCAAGGCCGCGTTCGGCGGCGGCGGGCGCGGCCTCAAGGTCGCCCGCACCCTCGAGGAGGTCCCGGAGCTCTACGAGTCCGCCGTCCGCGAGGCCGTCGGCGCGTTCGGGCGCGGCGAGTGCTTCGTCGAGCGGTACCTCGACCGGCCGCGCCACGTGGAGACCCAGTGCCTCGCCGACACCCACGGCGGGGTCGTCGTCGTGTCGACCCGGGACTGCTCGCTGCAGCGGCGCCACCAGAAGCTCGTCGAGGAGGCCCCGGCACCGTTCCTGTCGCAGGCGCAGGTGGAGCAGCTGTACGCGGCGTCGAAGGCGATCCTGCGGGAGGCCGGCTACGTCGGGGCCGGCACGTGCGAGTTCCTCGTCGGGCAGGACGGCACCATCAGCTTCCTCGAGGTCAACACGCGCCTGCAGGTCGAGCACTGCGTCTCGGAGGAGGTCACGGGCATCGACCTCGTCCGCGAGCAGTTCCGCGTCGCGGCGGGCGAGGCCCTCGGCTACGACGACCCCGAGGAGCGGGGGCACTCCATCGAGTTCCGCATCAACGGCGAGGACGCCGGGCGCGGGTTCCTCCCCCAGCCCGGCCCCGTCGACGTGTGGCGGCCGCCGAGCGGTCCCGGCGTCCGGCTGGACTCCGGCGTCACGGCCGGCAGCGTCGTCGGCGGCGGCTTCGACTCCATGCTCGCGAAGCTCGTCGTCACCGGCGCCACCCGGCAGCAGGCGCTCGAGCGGTCGCGGCGGGCGCTCGCGGAGTTCACGGTCGAGGGCCTGCCGACGGTGATCCCGTTCCACCGGACCGTCGTCTCCGACCCCGCGTTCGCCCCGGCCGACCCGGACGAGGCCTTCACGGTCCACACCCGCTGGATCGAGACGGAGTTCGACAACACGATCGCGCCGTGGTCGCCGGGCGGCGGCGGCGGGGCGGACGAGGCCGGCGGCGGCGAGAAGCAGCGTGTCGTCGTCGAGGTCGACGGGCGCCGCGTCGAGGTCGCGCTCCCCGCCGGGTTCGCGGTCGCCGCCGCGGGTGCCGGCGCGGCCGGGGGGCTGCAGCGGGCGCCCCGCCGCAGCGGGCGCAAGGCCTCCGGCGGCGCGGCGGTGTCCGGTGACGCCCTCACGAGCCCGATGCAGGCGACCGTCGTCAAGGTCGTCGTCGCCGAGGGGGACGAGGTCGCCGAGGGGGACCTCGTCGCCGTCCTCGAGGCGATGAAGATGGAGCAGCCGCTCACCGCCCACAAGGCCGGGACCGTCAAGGGCCTGCAGGTGAGCGTCGGCGGGACCGTCACCGCCGGAGCGGTGGTCTGCGAGATCGCGTAG
- a CDS encoding extracellular solute-binding protein — MTADRNERRAPLGLRRGLAPALGVVPLAVLAACGGGDPGAATSLTWYTIPDNGGQAEVAAACSESSEGAYTIETASLPSDADAQREQLIRRLAANDASIDIMSLDPPFVPEFAEAGFIADIPDELAETFTDDVFDAAVESATWKDELVAAPMWTNTQLLWYRTSVAEEAGLDLESGPVTWEQVIDAAEETGTTISVQANRYEGYTVWINALIEGAGGQVLENPEAEPEDLELGLDGDAAAEAAAVIRQAVDAGVVGPSVSTSTEEESLALFQREGSGFMVNWPYVYEAFNGAVESGALDEAFLDDLGWTTYPRTVEGEEAAPPFGGGAVGVGAFSENGDLALEAVECLVSPESQKLLWQVNGVPAATRSVYDDEEIQEQYPAADAIRESMELSRPRPLTPYYGEVSQSLQRTFHPPGEVDPDRTPQEAADLIQGVLAKEDLL; from the coding sequence ATGACGGCGGACCGGAACGAGAGACGGGCGCCGCTGGGGCTGCGCCGGGGTCTGGCTCCCGCGCTGGGGGTGGTGCCGCTGGCGGTGCTCGCCGCGTGCGGTGGCGGCGACCCCGGGGCCGCGACGAGCCTCACGTGGTACACGATCCCGGACAACGGCGGCCAGGCGGAGGTCGCCGCCGCGTGCAGCGAGTCCTCCGAGGGCGCGTACACGATCGAGACCGCGAGCCTGCCGAGCGACGCCGACGCCCAGCGCGAGCAGCTCATCCGCCGCCTCGCCGCGAACGACGCCTCGATCGACATCATGAGCCTCGACCCGCCGTTCGTGCCGGAGTTCGCCGAGGCCGGCTTCATCGCCGACATCCCCGACGAGCTCGCGGAGACGTTCACCGACGACGTCTTCGACGCCGCCGTCGAGAGCGCGACGTGGAAGGACGAGCTCGTCGCCGCGCCGATGTGGACCAACACGCAGCTGCTCTGGTACCGCACCTCCGTCGCCGAGGAGGCGGGACTCGACCTCGAGAGCGGACCGGTGACGTGGGAGCAGGTCATCGACGCCGCCGAGGAGACCGGCACGACGATCTCGGTCCAGGCCAACCGCTACGAGGGCTACACCGTCTGGATCAACGCGCTCATCGAGGGCGCGGGCGGGCAGGTGCTGGAGAACCCGGAGGCCGAGCCCGAGGACCTCGAGCTCGGCCTCGACGGGGACGCCGCCGCCGAGGCCGCCGCGGTCATCCGGCAGGCCGTCGACGCCGGGGTCGTGGGCCCGAGCGTGTCGACGTCGACGGAGGAGGAGTCCCTCGCGCTGTTCCAGCGGGAGGGCAGCGGCTTCATGGTCAACTGGCCGTACGTCTACGAGGCCTTCAACGGCGCGGTCGAGAGCGGCGCCCTCGACGAGGCGTTCCTCGACGACCTCGGCTGGACGACGTACCCCCGCACCGTCGAGGGCGAGGAGGCCGCCCCGCCGTTCGGCGGCGGAGCGGTCGGCGTCGGGGCGTTCAGCGAGAACGGCGACCTCGCGCTCGAGGCCGTCGAGTGCCTCGTGAGCCCGGAGAGCCAGAAGCTGCTGTGGCAGGTCAACGGCGTGCCCGCCGCGACCCGCTCGGTCTACGACGACGAGGAGATCCAGGAGCAGTACCCCGCGGCGGACGCCATCCGCGAGTCCATGGAGCTGTCCCGGCCGCGGCCGCTGACCCCGTACTACGGCGAGGTGTCGCAGTCCCTGCAACGCACCTTCCACCCGCCCGGCGAGGTCGACCCCGACCGCACCCCGCAGGAGGCGGCCGACCTCATCCAGGGCGTGCTGGCGAAGGAGGACCTGCTGTGA
- a CDS encoding carbohydrate ABC transporter permease, whose product MARARASERVRAERRLGWLLAGPAFVVMLSVTLYPILQATYDSLFDYRLTDPDNRAFVGLENYGVILTDPVWWRAFGVTSLITVITVVVELVLGFALALVMHKVLTGLRGIVRAAILIPYAIITVVSAFAWQFAFANDTGFVNTWFRLGQLDWFGDFWTALVVICASEIWKTTPFISLLLLAGLAQVPEDMQEAAKVDGATWWERFRRVTVPSMKASIMVAVLFRALDAFRVFDNIFIMTNGAQGTESLSILAYRQTISRVEIGLGSAVSVLLFLSVVLIAVGFVKGFKVDLAAGRNS is encoded by the coding sequence GTGGCGAGGGCCCGAGCGAGCGAGCGGGTGCGCGCCGAGCGCCGCCTCGGCTGGCTGCTCGCCGGTCCCGCCTTCGTCGTCATGCTGTCGGTGACCCTCTACCCGATCCTCCAGGCGACGTACGACTCGCTGTTCGACTACCGCCTCACCGACCCCGACAACAGGGCGTTCGTCGGGCTGGAGAACTACGGGGTCATCCTCACCGACCCCGTGTGGTGGCGGGCCTTCGGCGTGACGTCCCTCATCACCGTCATCACGGTCGTCGTGGAGCTCGTCCTCGGCTTCGCCCTCGCCCTCGTCATGCACAAGGTGCTGACGGGCCTGCGGGGGATCGTCCGGGCCGCGATCCTCATCCCGTACGCGATCATCACCGTCGTCTCCGCGTTCGCGTGGCAGTTCGCCTTCGCCAACGACACGGGCTTCGTCAACACGTGGTTCCGGCTCGGCCAGCTCGACTGGTTCGGCGACTTCTGGACCGCCCTCGTCGTCATCTGCGCGAGCGAGATCTGGAAGACGACGCCGTTCATCTCCCTCCTCCTGCTCGCCGGCCTCGCGCAGGTGCCGGAGGACATGCAGGAGGCCGCGAAGGTCGACGGCGCGACGTGGTGGGAGCGCTTCCGCCGCGTGACGGTCCCGAGCATGAAGGCGTCGATCATGGTGGCGGTCCTGTTCCGCGCCCTCGACGCGTTCCGGGTCTTCGACAACATCTTCATCATGACGAACGGTGCGCAGGGCACCGAGTCGCTGTCGATCCTCGCCTACCGGCAGACCATCAGCCGGGTCGAGATCGGGCTCGGCTCCGCCGTGTCGGTCCTGCTGTTCCTGTCCGTCGTCCTCATCGCCGTCGGCTTCGTCAAGGGGTTCAAGGTCGACCTCGCCGCAGGGAGGAACAGCTGA
- a CDS encoding carbohydrate ABC transporter permease produces the protein MPGRTREKVLWYVAALVVVLYALFPVAWIVSLSLKPTADLTNRQFLPTTPTLENYEQILLGDARELFLPALGVSVVVSGLSTLLAVVLATFCAYAIARLDFPGKRFVLGSALAVSIFPVISIVTPLFNVWRSIGLYDTIPGLVIPYMALTLPLSIWVLSAFFRQIPWELEQAAQVDGATTWQAFRKVIVPLAAPGVFTTAIIAFFIAWNDFVFGISLTSTERARPVPAALAFFTGESQFVEPTGAIAAAAVVVTVPVVVLVLIFQRRIVSGLTSGAVKG, from the coding sequence ATGCCCGGCCGCACCCGCGAGAAGGTCCTCTGGTACGTCGCGGCGCTCGTCGTCGTCCTCTACGCCCTGTTCCCGGTGGCGTGGATCGTGTCGCTGTCGCTCAAGCCGACGGCCGACCTCACGAACCGGCAGTTCCTGCCGACGACGCCGACGCTGGAGAACTACGAGCAGATCCTCCTGGGCGACGCCCGGGAGCTCTTCCTGCCCGCGCTCGGCGTCTCCGTCGTCGTGTCGGGGCTGTCGACGCTGCTCGCGGTCGTCCTCGCGACGTTCTGCGCGTACGCGATCGCGCGGCTCGACTTCCCGGGCAAGCGGTTCGTCCTCGGCTCCGCCCTCGCGGTGTCGATCTTCCCCGTCATCAGCATCGTGACGCCGCTGTTCAACGTGTGGCGCTCCATCGGGCTGTACGACACGATCCCCGGCCTCGTCATCCCGTACATGGCGCTCACGCTGCCGCTGTCGATCTGGGTGCTGTCGGCGTTCTTCCGGCAGATCCCGTGGGAGCTCGAGCAGGCCGCGCAGGTCGACGGGGCGACGACGTGGCAGGCGTTCCGGAAGGTCATCGTCCCGCTCGCCGCGCCCGGGGTGTTCACCACCGCGATCATCGCGTTCTTCATCGCGTGGAACGACTTCGTCTTCGGCATCTCGCTGACCTCGACGGAGCGGGCCCGACCGGTGCCCGCCGCGCTCGCGTTCTTCACGGGCGAGTCGCAGTTCGTCGAGCCGACCGGCGCCATCGCCGCGGCGGCCGTCGTCGTGACCGTCCCCGTCGTCGTCCTCGTCCTCATCTTCCAGCGCCGGATCGTGTCCGGCCTCACGTCCGGCGCCGTCAAGGGGTAA
- a CDS encoding sn-glycerol-3-phosphate ABC transporter ATP-binding protein UgpC, protein MAQIQLKNIVKVYGDGFAAVDDVSIDIDDGEFVILVGPSGSGKSTLLRMIAGLEDITSGDLTIGGTRVNEKAPRDRGLAMVFQNYALYPHLTVYENIAFPLRLAKHRMKDADVDAAVRNAAGLLELEEHLERKPANLSGGQRQRVAMGRALVREANAFLFDEPLSNLDAKLRGQMRTEIARLQRRLGTTTVYVTHDQTEAMTLGDRVAVLRRGVLQQVASPRELYEQPVNLFVAGFIGSPPMNFVPGRVDGGTLHLPFGDLPLPEDMVAAVGDREVVVAGVRPEHFEDASLVDDDREGGVTFEADVDVTEWLGDELYAYVPFEAEGEVRQKLEDLDRELDGEGMRTQLVVALDGQSRVRDGSRARLWLDTTRMHLFDPETGENLTRDEEKAAQLGKESADARREALEREKQHRDAAASDGGRPRTVDVRDQGQRTGARA, encoded by the coding sequence GTGGCACAGATCCAGCTGAAGAACATCGTCAAGGTCTACGGGGACGGCTTCGCGGCCGTCGACGACGTCAGCATCGACATCGACGACGGCGAGTTCGTCATCCTCGTCGGGCCGTCCGGGTCGGGGAAGTCGACGCTGCTGCGCATGATCGCCGGCCTGGAGGACATCACGTCCGGCGACCTCACCATCGGCGGCACCCGGGTCAACGAGAAGGCGCCGCGCGACCGCGGCCTCGCGATGGTCTTCCAGAACTACGCCCTGTACCCGCACCTCACGGTGTACGAGAACATCGCGTTCCCCCTGCGGCTCGCCAAGCACAGGATGAAGGACGCCGACGTCGACGCCGCCGTCCGCAACGCCGCCGGGCTGCTGGAGCTGGAGGAGCACCTCGAGCGCAAGCCCGCCAACCTCTCCGGCGGGCAGCGCCAGCGCGTGGCCATGGGGCGGGCGCTGGTCCGGGAGGCCAACGCGTTCCTCTTCGACGAGCCCCTGTCGAACCTCGACGCCAAGCTGCGCGGGCAGATGCGGACGGAGATCGCCCGGCTGCAGCGCCGGCTCGGCACGACGACGGTCTACGTCACGCACGACCAGACGGAGGCCATGACGCTCGGCGACCGCGTCGCCGTGCTGCGGCGCGGCGTGCTCCAGCAGGTCGCGAGCCCCCGCGAGCTGTACGAGCAGCCCGTCAACCTCTTCGTCGCCGGGTTCATCGGCTCCCCGCCGATGAACTTCGTCCCCGGCCGGGTCGACGGCGGCACCCTCCACCTGCCGTTCGGCGACCTCCCGCTGCCGGAGGACATGGTGGCCGCCGTCGGCGACCGCGAGGTCGTGGTCGCGGGGGTCCGCCCCGAGCACTTCGAGGACGCGTCCCTCGTCGACGACGACCGCGAGGGCGGCGTGACGTTCGAGGCGGACGTCGACGTCACCGAGTGGCTCGGGGACGAGCTGTACGCGTACGTGCCGTTCGAGGCCGAGGGCGAGGTCCGGCAGAAGCTCGAGGACCTCGACCGCGAGCTCGACGGCGAGGGCATGCGCACGCAGCTGGTCGTCGCGCTCGACGGGCAGAGCCGGGTGCGCGACGGGTCACGGGCCCGGCTGTGGCTCGACACGACCCGCATGCACCTGTTCGACCCCGAGACGGGGGAGAACCTCACCCGGGACGAGGAGAAGGCCGCGCAGCTCGGCAAGGAGAGCGCCGACGCGCGACGGGAGGCGCTGGAGCGCGAGAAGCAGCACCGGGACGCCGCCGCGTCCGACGGCGGGCGCCCGCGCACCGTCGACGTGCGCGACCAGGGGCAGCGGACGGGCGCCCGGGCCTGA
- the map gene encoding type I methionyl aminopeptidase: protein MIELLSPAEVARGRETGALVADILRTLRERSTPGTNLLELDAEARRMIEAAGAVSCYVDYAPSFGRGPFGHYVCTSVNDAVLHGRPRDQVLADGDLVSLDLAVSLHGVVADSALSFVVGARPDEAPDPLVEVTERALAAAIDAAGPGVRIGDLSHAIGTVLRGAGHPVNTEFGGHGVGSTMHQDPHVPNDGRPGRGYVLRPGLLLALEPWVMADTDELVVDDDGWTLRSATGCRTAHSEHTVAVTEDGVEVLTLPR, encoded by the coding sequence GTGATCGAGCTCCTGTCGCCCGCCGAGGTGGCCCGGGGCCGGGAGACCGGCGCCCTGGTCGCGGACATCCTCCGGACGCTGCGGGAACGCAGCACGCCGGGCACGAACCTCCTCGAGCTCGACGCGGAGGCGCGGCGGATGATCGAGGCGGCGGGCGCCGTGTCGTGCTACGTCGACTACGCGCCGTCGTTCGGCCGCGGGCCCTTCGGCCACTACGTCTGCACGTCGGTGAACGACGCGGTCCTCCACGGGCGCCCCCGCGACCAGGTGCTCGCCGACGGCGACCTCGTGTCGCTCGACCTCGCGGTGTCCCTCCACGGCGTCGTCGCCGACTCGGCCCTCAGCTTCGTCGTCGGCGCGCGCCCGGACGAGGCGCCCGACCCGCTCGTCGAGGTGACCGAGCGCGCCCTCGCCGCGGCGATCGACGCCGCGGGACCGGGGGTGCGGATCGGTGACCTCTCGCACGCCATCGGGACGGTGCTGCGGGGCGCGGGCCACCCGGTCAACACCGAGTTCGGTGGCCACGGCGTCGGCTCGACGATGCACCAGGACCCGCACGTGCCGAACGACGGCCGGCCCGGGCGCGGGTACGTCCTGCGACCCGGGCTGCTGCTCGCGCTGGAGCCGTGGGTCATGGCGGACACCGACGAGCTCGTCGTCGACGACGACGGCTGGACGCTGCGCAGCGCGACCGGGTGCCGGACGGCGCACAGCGAGCACACGGTGGCGGTGACCGAGGACGGCGTCGAGGTGCTGACGCTCCCCCGCTGA
- a CDS encoding acetate/propionate family kinase produces the protein MSVLVVNAGSSSLKYAVLEPSDDPTAPAQRLGGGLVERIGSGGARLRHDGPHGRAVDGEAVDAPDHAAALLVAADAIRAHGPAADDVTAVGHRVVHGGEDHSGPVVVDDAVLARIEELAVLAPLHNPVNAAGIRAARDRFPDVPHVAVFDTAFHADMPAGAATYAVPGDWRREHGVRRYGFHGTSHAYVSRTAAAWLSRERGVPAEASRVVVLHLGNGASACAVLGGRSVDTSMGLTPLGGLVMGTRSGEVDPALAGHLRRVAGLDAEAVETALNTASGLRGLCGDSDLRDVERRADGGDTDARLALEVYAYRIRAYVGAYAVALGGLDALAFTAGVGENSARVRRDVCRGLGVLGVRLDEGRNDAAASQPGEVGVLSEDGSPAAALVVPTDEEGEIARQALDLLRG, from the coding sequence GTGAGCGTCCTCGTCGTCAACGCCGGCTCGTCGTCGCTGAAGTACGCCGTGCTCGAGCCCTCCGACGACCCGACGGCGCCGGCGCAGCGCCTCGGCGGCGGCCTCGTCGAGCGGATCGGGTCCGGCGGCGCCCGGCTGCGCCACGACGGGCCGCACGGGCGGGCCGTCGACGGCGAGGCCGTCGACGCCCCCGACCACGCCGCCGCGCTGCTGGTCGCCGCGGACGCCATCCGCGCCCACGGCCCAGCCGCCGACGACGTCACCGCGGTCGGGCACCGTGTCGTCCACGGCGGCGAGGACCACTCCGGTCCGGTCGTCGTCGACGACGCCGTCCTCGCCCGGATCGAGGAGCTCGCGGTGCTCGCGCCGCTCCACAACCCGGTCAACGCCGCGGGCATCCGGGCGGCGCGCGACCGCTTCCCCGACGTCCCGCACGTCGCGGTCTTCGACACGGCCTTCCACGCCGACATGCCGGCCGGTGCGGCCACGTACGCGGTGCCGGGCGACTGGCGGCGGGAGCACGGCGTCCGCCGCTACGGCTTTCACGGCACGTCCCACGCGTACGTGTCGCGGACCGCCGCCGCGTGGCTGTCGCGCGAGCGCGGGGTGCCGGCGGAGGCCTCGCGCGTGGTCGTGCTCCACCTCGGCAACGGCGCGAGCGCGTGCGCGGTTCTCGGCGGGCGCAGCGTCGACACGTCGATGGGGCTGACCCCGCTCGGCGGGCTCGTCATGGGCACCCGGAGCGGGGAGGTCGACCCCGCCCTGGCCGGGCACCTGCGCCGGGTCGCCGGGCTCGACGCCGAGGCCGTCGAGACGGCGCTCAACACGGCGTCCGGGCTGCGCGGTCTGTGCGGCGACAGCGACCTCCGCGACGTCGAGCGCCGGGCCGACGGCGGCGACACCGACGCCCGTCTCGCGCTCGAGGTGTACGCCTACCGGATCCGTGCCTACGTCGGCGCCTACGCCGTCGCCCTCGGCGGCCTCGACGCGCTCGCCTTCACCGCAGGGGTCGGGGAGAACTCCGCCCGGGTGCGCCGCGACGTCTGCCGGGGCCTCGGCGTGCTCGGGGTGCGGCTCGACGAGGGACGCAACGACGCCGCGGCCTCGCAGCCCGGTGAGGTCGGGGTGCTGAGCGAGGACGGCAGCCCGGCCGCGGCTCTCGTGGTCCCGACCGACGAGGAGGGCGAGATCGCCCGCCAGGCCCTCGACCTGCTGCGCGGCTGA
- the pta gene encoding phosphate acetyltransferase, translating into MSTALFLLSTEAESGKSALALALFEAMARRVARPAVFRPVTREGEADFVVDLLLSRLPEAARPAAADCVGVTYDEHHADPDATRPRIVAQFRRLTAEHDAVLVVGSDFTDVGAASELATNLDLAQDLAAPVVAVVTGRHSDGRREPGDVRAAADHALAQLRARHLPVVGLVANRCDPDALEAVRDEATASLREAGMTEVPLAVVPELPLLAAPTLRQIADATGAHLVSGDEADLDRAAVDVMVAAMTLPHMLERLVDQAVVIVPGDRSDVLVGTLAAAHADTFPTPSGLVLTGGFEPDPVTARLVAGFTPSPPVVVAPGSTFEVATVAAGLRGRMRAGSERKIEAALQLAAEHVPAEAWLDGVALAPSEAVTPVMFTHDLFERARADRRRIVLPEGTEPRVLRAAERVLRRGVADLVLLGDPDEVTAAAVAAGVDASVLQQAEVVDPVHDERRDRYAETYARLRAHRGVTPEQAHDVVTDVSYFGTLMVHAGEADGMVSGSVHTTAHTIRPAFEIIRTRPGVSVVSSVFFMLLPDRVLVYGDCAVVPSPTAEQLADIAVSSAGTAEAFGVEPRVAMLSYSTGTSGSGEDVDRVRTATALVRERRPELLVEGPLQYDAAVDPAVAATKLPDSPVAGRATVLVFPDLNTGNNTYKAVQRSAGATAVGPVLQGLNAPVNDLSRGATVDDIATTVAVTAVQAQETERSAGAAS; encoded by the coding sequence ATGAGCACCGCCCTGTTCCTGCTGAGCACGGAGGCGGAGAGCGGCAAGTCGGCGCTCGCGCTCGCCCTGTTCGAGGCCATGGCCCGCCGGGTCGCCCGCCCGGCCGTGTTCCGCCCGGTCACGCGCGAGGGCGAGGCGGACTTCGTCGTCGACCTCCTCCTGAGCCGCCTGCCGGAGGCCGCGCGCCCCGCCGCGGCGGACTGCGTCGGGGTGACGTACGACGAGCACCACGCCGACCCGGACGCCACCCGGCCGCGCATCGTCGCGCAGTTCCGGCGCCTCACCGCCGAGCACGACGCCGTGCTCGTCGTCGGCAGCGACTTCACCGACGTCGGGGCCGCCAGCGAGCTCGCGACCAACCTCGACCTCGCCCAGGACCTCGCCGCGCCCGTCGTCGCGGTCGTCACCGGGCGGCACAGCGACGGCCGGCGCGAGCCCGGCGACGTCCGCGCCGCCGCCGACCACGCGCTCGCCCAGCTGCGCGCCCGCCACCTGCCCGTCGTCGGGCTCGTCGCGAACCGCTGCGACCCGGACGCGCTCGAGGCGGTCCGGGACGAGGCGACCGCGTCGCTGCGCGAGGCCGGCATGACGGAGGTGCCGCTGGCCGTCGTGCCCGAGCTGCCGCTCCTCGCCGCCCCGACGCTGCGGCAGATCGCCGACGCGACCGGCGCGCACCTCGTGAGCGGCGACGAGGCGGACCTCGACCGTGCGGCCGTCGACGTCATGGTCGCCGCGATGACCCTGCCGCACATGCTCGAGCGGCTCGTCGACCAGGCGGTCGTCATCGTGCCCGGGGACCGCTCCGACGTCCTCGTCGGCACGCTCGCCGCCGCGCACGCCGACACCTTCCCCACCCCGTCCGGTCTCGTCCTCACCGGCGGCTTCGAGCCCGACCCCGTGACGGCGCGCCTGGTCGCGGGCTTCACCCCGAGCCCGCCCGTCGTCGTCGCCCCCGGCTCGACCTTCGAGGTCGCGACCGTCGCCGCCGGGCTCCGCGGGCGCATGCGGGCCGGGTCCGAGCGGAAGATCGAGGCGGCGCTGCAGCTCGCCGCCGAGCACGTGCCCGCCGAGGCGTGGCTCGACGGCGTCGCGCTCGCGCCGAGCGAGGCCGTCACGCCCGTGATGTTCACCCACGACCTGTTCGAACGCGCGCGCGCCGACCGCCGCCGCATCGTCCTGCCGGAGGGCACGGAGCCACGGGTGCTGCGCGCCGCCGAGCGGGTGCTGCGGCGCGGGGTCGCCGACCTCGTGCTCCTCGGGGACCCCGACGAGGTGACGGCCGCCGCGGTCGCGGCCGGGGTGGACGCGTCCGTGCTCCAGCAGGCCGAGGTCGTCGACCCCGTGCACGACGAGCGCCGGGACCGGTACGCGGAGACGTACGCCCGGCTGCGCGCCCACCGCGGGGTGACGCCCGAGCAGGCCCACGACGTCGTCACCGACGTGTCGTACTTCGGCACGCTCATGGTCCACGCCGGCGAGGCGGACGGGATGGTGTCCGGCTCGGTCCACACGACCGCGCACACCATCCGACCCGCGTTCGAGATCATCCGGACCCGGCCCGGGGTGTCGGTGGTGTCGAGCGTCTTCTTCATGCTCCTGCCGGACCGCGTGCTCGTGTACGGCGACTGCGCGGTCGTGCCGAGCCCCACCGCCGAGCAGCTCGCCGACATCGCGGTGTCCTCGGCGGGCACCGCGGAGGCGTTCGGGGTGGAGCCGCGCGTCGCGATGCTGTCGTACTCCACGGGCACGTCCGGCTCCGGCGAGGACGTCGACCGGGTCCGCACCGCGACGGCCCTCGTGCGGGAGCGCCGCCCGGAGCTCCTCGTCGAGGGCCCGCTGCAGTACGACGCCGCGGTCGACCCCGCGGTCGCGGCGACCAAGCTGCCCGACTCCCCCGTCGCCGGACGCGCGACGGTCCTCGTGTTCCCGGACCTCAACACCGGCAACAACACGTACAAGGCGGTCCAGCGCTCCGCGGGCGCGACGGCCGTCGGGCCCGTGCTCCAGGGGCTCAACGCCCCCGTCAACGACCTGTCCCGCGGCGCGACGGTCGACGACATCGCGACGACCGTGGCGGTGACCGCCGTGCAGGCGCAGGAGACGGAGCGGTCGGCGGGGGCGGCGTCGTGA